The window CATTAACTATGGCCAGGTACTGAATTATGAGGAAATACAGAGATCAGAGATAAAATGTTCTTCTCCAGAAGTTCTGTCAAGAGGAGATACAGCTAGCACTTGAGGGACAGTGTGAAGAACGAGAGAGAGCCTGAGGTGTTATAAAAGCCCAGGAAAAAGGAATTCAGCCTAGAACCAGTGATGAAGTTCCAGAGGAAGACCCACTGCTGAGTCTTGAGGGGTTAAGAGAATTTAGTCCAGGCgaagaacagaataaaaacatCCTGACCAAAAGGATAGAGCATCCAAACGAGAGCTTGGCAGGATCATGGACCACAAGTACTGGGGTTTGGCTTTAAGGTGGAGAGTGAGTGAAGAAACAGCAGGATCTGCGACTGGGGAGGTGAGCTGTGGCCAATCTCAGGGGGCCTGAGTGTCAGACTAAGGAAAGGGGTGTTCCGAAAGTAGCGTGGATGGAGGGAGGAGTAAGTGGACAGATAATGCGTAGAGAGGGATGGGGTCAGTAGAcacaggatggatggatggatcgatCGATTGCTTGATCGATGAGAAGATGGATGTAGATGGGGAAATGACTACAGACAAATCAACAGAAGTGTGGGTAGAGGCATAGATGGATGGAGATACACGAACGTATGAACAGAGACGCAGAAGTATAGATGTATGGACAGACAGTACATGGGTGACTGGATACCCGGAAcaatgtgcagaagaatgaacagATGCATAGATAGATCTATAAATGCATGAATAAACAGTAGTATGGATAACTGTTTAGAGACAGATGAGTGGATAGACACCTAGACACACAAAGAGATGGATGAATGAACATATGGAGAGAGAGATTTGGCAAGATGGACAAATGGATGGGGGTAGGAATGAATGGGAAGGTGGATTACAGGGATTCGTGGATGGAGGAGTAAGAGAATGGAAGGGTAGGAGCATGGACAGTTGGAATCATGATGGATACACAGCTGGGAGTCTCCATGGATCATCACTACTGCTTTGGCTTCTCTTCCACATTCAAGCCCCACCTACCTTCAAAGTCTACTCGTCCATCCCCATTGAGGTCCACGTCTCGGATAATTTCCTCTATGTCTCGGTGTCCCACCTGATGACCCAGGAGTTTCCTCATGGCCTCTCGCAACTCACTGGTGCTTATCTCTCCATCACCATTGGTATCAAACtagagagggcagagaggagagaggaagagctaCAACGTGGGGAATGTAGCATTGGATCCCAATGTTGGGCTCCTTTTCCAGCCTCGttgtccccccttcccccaaagacCCTTCTCTGTCCAAGCTCATTCCCCTAGAATGCGATCCAGGGCTTGGATTTCCCTTGAAGTAACCATGCTGGGGTCGGAATTCTAACAACCCCTGCACCCCTGCCTGTCCAGTGTCCATTACTCACCTCTCGGAAAGCATCTCGCAGTTCCTTCACTCCAATCATATCTGCTGTTTCTGCCAGGAGTTTAGGTCCCATTAATTCTACGAAGTCATCAAAATCCACATGGCCACCCACTAGAGACAGAGGAAAGGGCTAGGTTATCCATCCAACCACTCCCCATGTCTAGGCCTAACCCCTCCTTGACCTATCTAGTGCCAAGTCCAGGGTACAACCAAAGGCCAAATGAGGACAGAGAGGTGACGATGGACAGGTGGTCTGTCAAAGAATGGCTCAGGGGAGTGGCCAGGGTTAGGCCAAGGAAACCAGCCAGGAGGTGGACAGAAGTAGATACAGATGAAAGAAACaaacacttttgtttgtttggggtagAGAGATGGGCAAAgaatttcagagacagaaagccaaagacacacaaacagaaaggcagagaaagaagttaGGAGCACCTGGCTCACTTGTCCCAAGCTTTACTCTTGTTGTGCCAATGGAAAGTCAACTCCAAGACCCCCCAGCAGGTAGGAGTGCTGGAGAActgactcccctccccccccacccaaaaCATCTTTCAGCCAATGACTTAATAC is drawn from Mustela lutreola isolate mMusLut2 chromosome 11, mMusLut2.pri, whole genome shotgun sequence and contains these coding sequences:
- the CABP1 gene encoding calcium-binding protein 1 isoform X3, coding for MMCRAGSSRRWLMYEDRSLRPEEIEELREAFREFDKDKDGYINCRDLGNCMRTMGYMPTEMELIELSQQINMNLGGHVDFDDFVELMGPKLLAETADMIGVKELRDAFREFDTNGDGEISTSELREAMRKLLGHQVGHRDIEEIIRDVDLNGDGRVDFEEFVRMMSR